The Kitasatospora albolonga nucleotide sequence AACGCGTGGCGGCACAGGGCGGCACCGACGGCACCGGCCAGGTGGGGGCGGCGTTCGGTCCAGTCCAGGCACGACCGTACCGACGGCCGGCGCGTGCCGGCCGGGACGGTGATGCCGAGATCGTCGAGCCAGGCCGCTCCGGCGCCGGTGAGCCCGAGTCCGAGGTCCTGGTCCAGCAGCCTTCGGCCGAGCATCGCGTCGGTGATGGCGACCCCGACGGTCCCGGCGAGGTGGTCGTAGCAGGTGCGGGCGTGGGCGAGGGCCTGCCGTCGGCCGGCCGCCGACAGGGAACGGGGTGCCGGGGTAGGCGCGGGTGCCATGGAGGCGAGGCTCTCGACCAGCTCGGCCACCTGCGGACCGGCCAGACGCACATAGCGGTGGCGGCCCTGCCGTTCCTCGGCCAGCAGGTTCCCACGGACGAGCGCGTGCAGGTGCTCGGTCGCGGTCGAGGGCGCCACCCCCATATGACGCGCCAGTTCTGTCGCTGTCCACGCCCGGCCGTCGAGCAGGGCCAGGCAGAAACCCGCCCGCGTACCGTCGGCCAGAAGCTTCGCCACGGTGGCCAGGTCGGGACCGGCCACCTGTGCACGCCGCATGTCCATGTGCCCCATTGTCCCCCCGTGACACTTCGGCCCTGACCGAAACGACCGGACCCTAGGCTGCGCACCATGAACACGGCACCTCCCAGCATCCTGCCCGCACCGACAGCAGCCACCCGACCGACAGCCGCCACCCATCTGGAGATCGAGCCGAGCGTCCTGTACTTCGGGACGCCGGTGGTGCTCCTGTCGACAGAGAATCAGGACGGCTCGTTCAACCTTGCCCCGATATCGTCCGCGTGGGCCCTCGGGCGGACGGTGGTGATCGGACTGGGCCGTGAGGGGCAGACCGCGTACAACCTCGGCAGCCGCCCCGGCCTGGTCATCAATCTGCCGGCCCCCGACCAGTGGCCGGCCGTGGAGCGGCTGGCGCCGCTGACCGGCCGGAATCCCGTGCCCTCCGGCAAGCCCGAGGGCTGCCGTTTCGAGCCGGACAAGTTCGCCGCGGCGGGGATGACGGGCGAGCCCTCCCATCTGGTCCGGCCGCCTCGCGTCGCCGGATGCCCGATCCAGCTGGAGGCCCGTGCCGAACGGGTGCGGCCGGATGTCTCCGGGGAGTTCGTCATCGTCGAGGCCGCCGTGTGCAAGGTGCACGCCGACTCCCGCATCGTCGTTCCGGGCACCGATCACATCGACCCCGTCGCCTGGAGCCCGCTCATCTACAACTTCCGCCACTACTTCGGACTCGGCCCGGAACTCGGCCACTCCTACCGGACCCGGACACCCCGCGGCTCCGAGGGGCCCGGCGCA carries:
- a CDS encoding transcriptional regulator gives rise to the protein MDMRRAQVAGPDLATVAKLLADGTRAGFCLALLDGRAWTATELARHMGVAPSTATEHLHALVRGNLLAEERQGRHRYVRLAGPQVAELVESLASMAPAPTPAPRSLSAAGRRQALAHARTCYDHLAGTVGVAITDAMLGRRLLDQDLGLGLTGAGAAWLDDLGITVPAGTRRPSVRSCLDWTERRPHLAGAVGAALCRHAFDTGWITPVGTTRAVAVTALGRQAFRRHLGLSDELLAPNGS
- a CDS encoding flavin reductase, producing the protein MNTAPPSILPAPTAATRPTAATHLEIEPSVLYFGTPVVLLSTENQDGSFNLAPISSAWALGRTVVIGLGREGQTAYNLGSRPGLVINLPAPDQWPAVERLAPLTGRNPVPSGKPEGCRFEPDKFAAAGMTGEPSHLVRPPRVAGCPIQLEARAERVRPDVSGEFVIVEAAVCKVHADSRIVVPGTDHIDPVAWSPLIYNFRHYFGLGPELGHSYRTRTPRGSEGPGARADA